TTGTGCGGGGGATCGTTGAGAATAAGCGTGGCAATGGCGCCGCTCTTTTCAACGATGACGGGGATGCGTTCTTGAGTCATGGCTAGCCTGCCTTGCCCGATGGAGGCGCCCGCCATGCTAGGCGGATTTTACGCCGCCGGGAATGTGTGATAAGTTAACAGCGTAAACATGAGGGCCCACGTCGGAACCACAACCATGGCGAGCACATCCAAAACCAGCACGCGCGCGAAACCCGCTGCCCGGAAATCATCGGCCAGGGTGTCGAAAAGCAGTTACCATCACGGCAATTTGCGCGAAGCCCTCGTCGACGCGGCGCTGGCGCTGGTCGAGGAAAAAGGCCCGGCGGGCCTCACGCTTCGCGCGGCCGCCCGCAAGGCGGGCGTCTCCCAGGCGGCGCCCTACCGGCACTTTGCCGACAAGGAAACCCTGCTGGCCGCCGTGGCCGAGAAGGGTTTCCACAACATGGCGGCCTTCATGCGGGAGGCCTGCGTCCCTTATAAGGACGATCCACTCCGGCGCCTCAACGAACTGGGCGTTTCCTACGTGCTTTTTTCCGTGCAGCACCCCAACCAGTTCCGCGTGATGTTCGGCCCCGAAGTGGCCGACAAGAAGAAACACGCGGACCTGCACAAGGCCGCGCAGCAGACCTTCTCCCTGCTCACCCAGGGCATCGCCGATTACACCGGCAGCGGCCAGGCACCGGCCGAGATCAAGACGGGTAAGGAAGCTGCGCTGGCCGCGTGGGCCATCGTCCACGGGCTTTCCTCGCTCATCGTGGACGGCCAGCTCGAACCCATCGGCATCAAAAAGAAAGACATCGAGCAGGTCGTGCGCTCGGTGCTCGCCTCCGACCAGATCCTGCAGTCGAAGTTCGTCGGTAGCTAGAAAGTTACGTCCACCACAATCGGATCGTGATCGGAGAGCAGGACGCCCTCGTGGCGGGGCTTGTAGAAACTCTGGGGCGCGAGGCTCACGCGGCCGCTCTCCTCGCGAATCTCTGCCTCACCCAGCGCGCGCACGCCCCGTCCCGAAAACCAGTCGATCTTGAGCGGCGCCACGCCGTTCCAGGGCTTTAAACGCCAGGCGAGAATCTTGACGAAGATCTCGGGAAGATAGTCGCGCACCTTGCTCTCGGAATCGAAAGTGCCCACCTCGTAGCGCGTCGTGCCGACCGCCAGCGCGTTGAAGCCCTTCCAGTCGAAACCCGCGGCGTCGAGCGCGTCGAAGACCGGCTTGTCATAGATCTCATGGGGATGGACGTAGTGGTGGATCGCGTGGGGGAAGCCCCCGCGCAGCATCTTCTTGAAGATGTTCCATGCCAGCCGCGGGATGCTTTTGAGATCATAGGTCGTCGTGTTGAAGTCGCCGCCCAGCACGCAGCGCTCGGCCACGCCGCGTTCCTCAAGTCTGGCAAGAAGGTCGCGAAGCTGGGCGCCGCGCTGGAAGGGCGCCGCGCCCGAGTCCAGGTGCGCGGTGGCAACCGGCAGTTTCCCAAGCGGTGTCTGCACTTCGGCCCACAGCGCCTTCTTGTGGCCCAGCCGTTTCTCGGAGCTGTGGAACTTGTCCTTGGTAATGGAGACACTCACATTCTCCGCGCGCAGGATCGGGTAGCGAGAGAGAATTGCGTTGCCATGCAGGCCCAGCGAGTTTTCTTCTCCCGAAGCACCATCGCGGATGTTGCCCGGGTCGAGGCACAGATAGGAATTGCCGAAGACGTATTCGAATCCCAGCGCCTCGGAGAGCTCGCGCGCAACGTCGCGGTTGCCTGAGCGCGCCATGCCGATGTCCACTTCGTTGAGGAGCAGGACGTCCGCCTCGGAAAGAGCAGGGTGATCCTTGATGAAGGCGATCTGCCCATCGGCCTCCTTGCCGCGCTCGATGTTCCAGGACGCGACGCGCACGAAGCGAGCCGGCCCGGTCGGCGCGGGACTTGCCGGCTTTGCGTGGGCGAGGGCGCGGGTGACCCGGCCGATCTCTTCGCCTTGCTCTTTCCACAGGGGAGAGGCCGCCAGTGCCGGGCGCCTTGCGATGCGGCGCAGCTCCGGCACGATGCTGGTGAGCTCATGCGAAATGGACGCGGGCGTCTCCAGACTCACGGACTGCGAATCGAGGTGCTCGTCGTGCATGGGCGCAGATGTCTTGTTGTTGCTCACTGTTTCCGCTCCCAAACGTGCGCAGCAATGACGTGTGTGTCAGTCTGAAATGTTTTTCGCTTGCTGAATCCCGGATTCTCCGGGTAATTTGCGCTTGCCCGCTTTGCCGGAGGCATTTCCACTCACGCCGGGCACACGCAATCGCCTCACAAGCGAGCCGCAGCATACCAGATTATTTTCGTGGAGTACTCAGCCATGAGCGAAAACAACCAGACCCCCCCGCGCGATCGTCCCTGGATGATGAGGACCTACTCGGGCCATTCCTCGGCACGGGCCTCCAACGAGCTCTACCGGATGAATCTGACCAAGGGGCAGACCGGCCTCTCGGTGGCCTTCGATCTGCCCACGCAGACCGGCTACGACTCGGACCACCTGCTCTCGCGCGGCGAAGTGGGCAAGGTGGGCGTTC
This region of Chrysiogenia bacterium genomic DNA includes:
- a CDS encoding TetR/AcrR family transcriptional regulator, whose amino-acid sequence is MSKSSYHHGNLREALVDAALALVEEKGPAGLTLRAAARKAGVSQAAPYRHFADKETLLAAVAEKGFHNMAAFMREACVPYKDDPLRRLNELGVSYVLFSVQHPNQFRVMFGPEVADKKKHADLHKAAQQTFSLLTQGIADYTGSGQAPAEIKTGKEAALAAWAIVHGLSSLIVDGQLEPIGIKKKDIEQVVRSVLASDQILQSKFVGS
- a CDS encoding endonuclease/exonuclease/phosphatase family protein, producing the protein MSNNKTSAPMHDEHLDSQSVSLETPASISHELTSIVPELRRIARRPALAASPLWKEQGEEIGRVTRALAHAKPASPAPTGPARFVRVASWNIERGKEADGQIAFIKDHPALSEADVLLLNEVDIGMARSGNRDVARELSEALGFEYVFGNSYLCLDPGNIRDGASGEENSLGLHGNAILSRYPILRAENVSVSITKDKFHSSEKRLGHKKALWAEVQTPLGKLPVATAHLDSGAAPFQRGAQLRDLLARLEERGVAERCVLGGDFNTTTYDLKSIPRLAWNIFKKMLRGGFPHAIHHYVHPHEIYDKPVFDALDAAGFDWKGFNALAVGTTRYEVGTFDSESKVRDYLPEIFVKILAWRLKPWNGVAPLKIDWFSGRGVRALGEAEIREESGRVSLAPQSFYKPRHEGVLLSDHDPIVVDVTF